One genomic segment of Burkholderiaceae bacterium includes these proteins:
- a CDS encoding pyrimidine/purine nucleoside phosphorylase, giving the protein MSAPGIANVTLDPQANVYFGGKCVSHSFTLADGTRKSAGVVLPAELTFSTGAAETMECVAGGCEYKLAGSDTWLKSGPGERFSIPANASFDIRVAESYHYICHYA; this is encoded by the coding sequence ATGAGCGCCCCAGGCATCGCCAACGTCACCCTCGACCCCCAGGCCAACGTCTACTTCGGCGGCAAATGCGTCTCGCACAGCTTCACGCTGGCCGACGGCACCCGCAAAAGCGCCGGCGTGGTGCTGCCGGCCGAGCTCACCTTCAGCACCGGCGCCGCCGAAACCATGGAATGCGTGGCCGGCGGCTGCGAATACAAGCTGGCCGGCAGCGACACCTGGCTGAAGTCCGGCCCCGGCGAGCGCTTCAGCATCCCCGCCAACGCCTCGTTCGACATCCGCGTGGCCGAGAGCTACCACTACATCTGCCACTACGCTTGA
- a CDS encoding RNA methyltransferase: MRTRFVLIETSHAGNVGAVARAMKVMGFGDLVLVRPRWPDVLARAEAVERASGATDVLERARVVATLDEALAGMTHLCATVMTPRDFGPPTRSPRAHFDMLLNQELPGLDACGPEAYLTQESPVGVALLFGSERYGMANEDVYRCHAALSIPTNPDYGSLNIAAAVQLMAYDWRQALDARAGGWGARPPAGVPAHVPADAAQLGAMLAHWQQALAAVGFLNPAAPKKLMPRLRQLFNRAQPSAEEIHILRGIARAMQDAAGAKKH; the protein is encoded by the coding sequence GTGCGCACCCGCTTCGTGTTGATCGAGACCAGCCATGCCGGCAACGTGGGCGCGGTGGCGCGCGCCATGAAGGTGATGGGCTTTGGCGACCTGGTGCTGGTGCGCCCGCGCTGGCCCGACGTGCTGGCGCGCGCCGAGGCCGTGGAGCGCGCCAGCGGCGCCACCGACGTGCTGGAGCGCGCGCGCGTCGTGGCCACGCTGGACGAGGCGCTGGCCGGCATGACCCACCTGTGCGCCACGGTGATGACGCCGCGCGACTTCGGTCCGCCCACGCGCAGCCCGCGAGCCCATTTCGATATGCTATTGAATCAAGAGCTTCCTGGGCTTGATGCATGCGGGCCAGAGGCCTATTTGACCCAGGAATCGCCGGTGGGCGTGGCCCTGCTGTTCGGCAGCGAGCGCTACGGCATGGCCAACGAGGACGTGTACCGCTGCCACGCGGCGCTCAGCATCCCGACCAACCCGGACTACGGCTCGCTCAACATCGCGGCCGCCGTGCAGCTGATGGCCTACGACTGGCGCCAGGCGCTGGACGCGCGCGCGGGCGGCTGGGGCGCGCGGCCGCCGGCCGGCGTGCCCGCGCACGTGCCGGCCGACGCCGCGCAGCTGGGCGCCATGCTGGCGCACTGGCAGCAGGCGCTGGCGGCGGTTGGCTTCTTGAACCCCGCGGCGCCCAAGAAGCTGATGCCGCGCCTGCGGCAGCTCTTCAACCGCGCGCAGCCCAGCGCCGAGGAAATCCACATCCTGCGTGGCATCGCGCGCGCCATGCAGGACGCGGCCGGCGCCAAAAAACACTAG
- a CDS encoding glycine zipper 2TM domain-containing protein — MAALLAGLASAGCASHPTNAQIGTGVGAVAGGAVGHVLFGGPVGTIGGAAAGALIGNEVGKNQRRR, encoded by the coding sequence GTGGCCGCCCTGCTCGCCGGCCTGGCCAGCGCCGGCTGCGCCAGCCACCCGACCAACGCCCAGATCGGCACCGGCGTGGGCGCCGTGGCCGGCGGCGCAGTGGGGCATGTGCTGTTCGGCGGGCCGGTGGGCACCATCGGCGGCGCCGCGGCCGGCGCGCTGATCGGCAACGAGGTGGGCAAGAACCAGCGCCGGCGCTGA
- the cysE gene encoding serine O-acetyltransferase — protein sequence MFDRFRSYAQAILERDPAARSVWDVVFSYPGFHALVLHRLAHALWLRGWHWLARWISHWGRFFTGIEIHPGATIGERVFIDHGMGVVIGETAEIGDDCTIYQGVTLGGTSLAKGSKRHPTLGRGVVVGASSQVLGGFTVGDGAKIGSSAVVTKPVPAGATAVGNPARIILADEAARREAAAARMGFSAYGVTENDDPVSQALRGLIDGTAGHEHQIAQLWQAVEKLACRIDPGCVPEDAAKAEHFAADKLNQLVGK from the coding sequence ATGTTTGACCGCTTTCGCTCCTACGCCCAGGCCATCCTCGAGCGCGACCCGGCCGCGCGCAGCGTGTGGGACGTCGTGTTTTCCTACCCCGGCTTTCACGCGCTGGTGCTGCACCGGCTGGCGCATGCCCTGTGGCTGCGCGGCTGGCACTGGCTGGCGCGCTGGATCTCGCACTGGGGACGGTTTTTCACCGGCATCGAGATCCACCCCGGCGCCACCATCGGCGAGCGCGTGTTCATCGACCACGGCATGGGCGTGGTCATCGGCGAGACGGCCGAGATCGGCGACGACTGCACCATCTACCAGGGCGTGACGCTGGGCGGCACCTCGCTGGCCAAGGGCAGCAAGCGCCACCCCACGCTGGGCCGCGGCGTGGTGGTGGGCGCGTCCAGCCAGGTGCTGGGCGGCTTCACGGTGGGCGACGGCGCCAAGATCGGCTCGTCGGCCGTGGTCACCAAGCCGGTGCCGGCCGGGGCCACGGCCGTGGGCAACCCGGCGCGCATCATCCTGGCCGACGAGGCCGCCCGGCGCGAGGCGGCGGCGGCGCGCATGGGGTTCTCAGCCTACGGCGTGACCGAAAACGACGACCCGGTGAGCCAGGCGCTGCGCGGCCTGATCGACGGCACCGCCGGGCACGAGCACCAGATCGCGCAGCTGTGGCAGGCGGTTGAAAAGCTGGCCTGCCGCATCGACCCGGGCTGCGTGCCCGAGGACGCCGCCAAGGCCGAGCACTTCGCGGCTGACAAGCTCAATCAGCTGGTCGGTAAGTAG
- a CDS encoding MFS transporter, which yields MPRPAPADPSLIDSPTAAWRLLTVLGLVTLGNSGMYVVSVVLPAVQTEFGVSRGAASLPYTLMMVGLGLGGIFTGRLADRHGITRVLGVGAVAVLAGYLWAATAGNVWSFGLAHALLGFLGGSATFAPLMADTTLWWHKRRGIAVAICASGNYIAGALWPPLAQWGIEHHGWRPTYLALGLICGVGMALLSLRMRQRPPAVQPATPGATGHAVAAGERPFGLSPAHAQWLLCVAGVACCVAMAMPQVHIVAYCTDLGYGPARGAEMLSLMLASGIASRLVSGWICDHIGGVRTLLLGSVLQGLALLLFLPAGGLASLYAVSALFGLFQGGIVPAYAIIVREHFAPREVGMRVGAVIMATMLGMALGGWMSGWIFDLTGSYHAAFLNGIGWNLLNLSIAGWLFWRTHAAPARRLRAS from the coding sequence ATGCCCCGCCCCGCACCCGCCGACCCGAGCCTGATCGACTCGCCCACCGCCGCCTGGCGCCTGCTGACCGTGCTGGGCCTGGTCACCCTGGGCAACAGCGGCATGTACGTGGTGTCGGTGGTGCTGCCGGCGGTGCAGACCGAGTTCGGCGTCAGCCGCGGCGCGGCCTCGCTGCCCTACACGCTGATGATGGTCGGGCTGGGCCTGGGCGGCATCTTCACCGGCCGCCTGGCCGACCGGCACGGCATCACCCGCGTGCTGGGGGTGGGTGCGGTGGCCGTGCTGGCGGGCTACCTGTGGGCCGCCACCGCGGGCAACGTCTGGTCCTTCGGGCTGGCGCATGCCCTGCTGGGTTTTCTGGGCGGCTCGGCCACCTTCGCGCCGCTGATGGCCGACACCACGCTGTGGTGGCACAAGCGGCGCGGCATCGCGGTGGCCATTTGCGCCAGCGGCAACTACATTGCCGGGGCGCTGTGGCCGCCCCTGGCGCAATGGGGCATCGAGCACCACGGCTGGCGCCCCACCTACCTGGCGCTGGGCCTGATCTGCGGCGTCGGCATGGCGCTGCTGTCGCTGCGCATGCGCCAGCGCCCGCCGGCCGTGCAGCCGGCCACGCCCGGCGCCACCGGGCACGCCGTGGCGGCAGGCGAGCGCCCGTTCGGCCTGTCGCCCGCGCACGCCCAATGGCTGCTGTGCGTGGCCGGCGTGGCCTGCTGCGTGGCCATGGCCATGCCCCAGGTGCACATCGTGGCCTATTGCACCGACCTGGGCTACGGCCCGGCGCGCGGCGCCGAAATGCTGTCGCTGATGCTGGCCAGCGGCATCGCCAGCCGCCTGGTGTCGGGCTGGATCTGCGACCACATCGGCGGCGTGCGCACGCTGCTGCTGGGCTCGGTGCTGCAGGGCCTCGCGCTGCTGCTGTTCCTGCCCGCTGGCGGCCTGGCTTCGCTGTACGCGGTGTCGGCGCTGTTCGGCCTCTTCCAGGGCGGCATCGTGCCGGCCTACGCCATCATCGTGCGCGAGCACTTCGCCCCGCGCGAAGTCGGCATGCGCGTGGGCGCCGTCATCATGGCCACCATGCTGGGCATGGCCCTGGGCGGCTGGATGAGCGGCTGGATCTTCGACCTCACGGGCAGCTACCACGCGGCCTTCCTGAACGGCATCGGCTGGAACCTGCTGAACCTGAGCATTGCCGGCTGGCTGTTCTGGCGCACGCACGCGGCGCCCGCGCGCCGGCTCCGTGCCAGCTGA
- a CDS encoding bifunctional helix-turn-helix transcriptional regulator/GNAT family N-acetyltransferase, which translates to MDDAIDPGDVKLLRAFNRTYTRRIGVLAPYLGSPLSLTEVRILYELAHQGRCTAADLARDLGLDAGYLSRVLRRFGQHGWIARETHACDARRKQLALSPAGWAAFEPLQQRSREQMTALLATLAPDQRGRLMAALRTAQDLLEPATPASRTAVLRDPRPGDMGWVVQQHGALYCSEFGWNSEFEALVAEIAAQIIRTHDAAWERGWIAELDGERVGSVFVVRKSATEAQLRLLILTPAARGLGLGGRLTDECIAFARAKGYAKLVLWTNANLLAARAIYAQRGFKLIASEPYHSFGHNLVGEHWERAL; encoded by the coding sequence ATGGACGATGCCATCGATCCCGGCGACGTCAAGCTGCTGCGCGCCTTCAACCGCACCTACACGCGCCGCATCGGCGTGCTGGCGCCGTACCTGGGCAGCCCGCTGTCGCTGACCGAGGTGCGCATCCTGTATGAACTGGCGCACCAGGGCCGGTGCACCGCCGCCGACCTGGCGCGCGACCTGGGGCTGGACGCGGGCTACCTCAGCCGTGTGCTGCGCCGCTTCGGCCAGCACGGCTGGATCGCCCGCGAAACCCACGCTTGCGACGCGCGCCGCAAGCAGCTCGCGCTCAGCCCCGCCGGCTGGGCGGCGTTCGAGCCGCTGCAGCAGCGCTCGCGCGAGCAGATGACGGCGCTGCTGGCCACCCTGGCGCCGGACCAGCGCGGGCGGTTGATGGCCGCGCTGCGCACCGCGCAGGACCTGCTGGAGCCCGCCACCCCTGCCAGCCGCACCGCCGTGCTGCGCGACCCGCGCCCCGGCGACATGGGCTGGGTGGTGCAGCAGCACGGCGCGCTGTACTGCAGCGAGTTCGGCTGGAACAGCGAGTTCGAGGCGCTGGTGGCCGAGATCGCGGCGCAAATCATTCGCACGCACGATGCGGCGTGGGAGCGCGGCTGGATCGCCGAGCTGGATGGCGAGCGCGTCGGCTCCGTGTTCGTGGTGCGCAAGAGCGCCACCGAGGCGCAGCTGCGCCTGCTCATCCTCACGCCCGCCGCGCGCGGCCTGGGCCTGGGCGGCCGGCTGACCGACGAATGCATCGCCTTCGCGCGGGCCAAAGGCTACGCCAAGCTGGTGCTGTGGACCAACGCCAATCTGCTGGCAGCGCGCGCCATCTATGCGCAGCGTGGTTTCAAATTGATAGCAAGCGAGCCGTACCACAGCTTCGGGCACAACCTCGTGGGCGAGCACTGGGAACGGGCGCTGTGA
- a CDS encoding CoA transferase — MSASQSPPQPLAGVRVVEFCSTASGPFSTMLLSDMGAEVVKIEPPAGDGLRQWPPLNEGYSENFASLNRNKRSVVLNLKDPVDAALARQLILESDVVVENNRPGVMDRLGLGWAAMSAEKPQLLYCSISAYGQTGPRAGEGGFDLTIQAASGVMSVTGEPDGAPVKCGVPLVDFASGLYAAFSIAAMLVQVRAGGRGAHIDIPMFGCTLGIAALQTSEYFGKGESPVKLGSAHPRNAPYQAYHAQDGYFAIAAGNHKLWLSVLDVVGLPDLATDPRFLTPTDRAQNQGALKVLLEAVFILQPVAHWIDAFNAAGVPHARINDYAAALTDPQTAHMGWVQPLTLPNGRQTRTFASPVRLNGQGSPIRRPPPELGQHTAEIRAEQAAREVQA; from the coding sequence ATGTCCGCCTCCCAAAGCCCTCCCCAACCCTTGGCCGGCGTGCGCGTCGTCGAGTTCTGCTCCACCGCATCGGGTCCGTTTTCCACCATGCTGCTGTCCGACATGGGTGCCGAGGTGGTCAAGATCGAGCCACCCGCGGGCGATGGCCTGCGCCAGTGGCCACCGCTGAACGAAGGCTACAGCGAAAACTTCGCCTCGCTCAACCGCAACAAGCGCTCGGTGGTGCTCAACCTGAAAGACCCCGTGGACGCCGCGCTGGCGCGCCAGCTCATCCTCGAGTCGGACGTGGTGGTCGAAAACAACCGCCCCGGCGTGATGGACCGATTGGGCCTGGGCTGGGCCGCCATGTCGGCCGAGAAGCCCCAGTTGCTGTACTGCTCGATCTCGGCCTACGGGCAAACCGGCCCGCGCGCGGGCGAAGGCGGGTTCGACCTGACCATCCAGGCCGCCTCCGGCGTGATGAGCGTGACGGGCGAGCCCGACGGTGCGCCGGTCAAGTGCGGCGTGCCGCTGGTGGACTTTGCGTCGGGCCTGTACGCGGCGTTTTCGATTGCCGCCATGCTGGTGCAGGTGCGCGCCGGCGGGCGTGGCGCGCACATCGACATCCCGATGTTCGGCTGCACGCTGGGCATCGCCGCGCTGCAGACCAGCGAATATTTCGGCAAGGGCGAGAGCCCCGTCAAGCTGGGTTCGGCGCATCCGCGCAACGCGCCCTATCAGGCCTACCATGCGCAGGACGGCTACTTCGCCATTGCCGCCGGCAACCACAAGCTGTGGCTCAGCGTGCTGGACGTGGTGGGCCTGCCGGACCTGGCCACGGATCCACGCTTTCTCACGCCCACCGACCGCGCGCAGAACCAGGGCGCGCTCAAGGTCCTGCTGGAGGCCGTCTTCATCCTGCAACCCGTGGCCCACTGGATCGACGCCTTCAACGCGGCCGGCGTGCCGCACGCGCGCATCAACGACTACGCCGCCGCGCTGACCGACCCGCAGACCGCCCACATGGGCTGGGTGCAGCCGCTCACGCTGCCCAACGGCCGGCAGACACGTACCTTCGCCTCGCCGGTGCGCCTGAATGGCCAGGGCTCGCCCATTCGCCGGCCGCCGCCCGAGTTGGGCCAGCACACGGCCGAGATCCGGGCCGAGCAGGCCGCCCGGGAGGTGCAGGCATGA
- a CDS encoding DMT family transporter, whose product MAAAATGVQVGAAIVASRYVVLDVPPMTLALLRYAIGVLCLLPALAPAWRAARSRGVSWPPARDLAAMAALGIGQFGVLIALLNHGLLHMSAARAALLFSLFPLLTMLLAVAVGRERFRPGTALGVALSIAGVGLSLAPRLMQEAGAAAHAWSAEAAVLGAALLGAVCSVAYRPYLQRYPTLPVSVLAMGASVLFLAVAALAEHWPARVAHLPAAAWGPVGFIGVSSGVGYLLWLYALKHESPTRVTVFLALNPVTAALLGWALLGERVDGWGWAALACIAAGLWLATRTPAAMPAPLPRP is encoded by the coding sequence CTGGCGGCCGCGGCCACCGGCGTGCAGGTGGGCGCGGCCATCGTGGCGTCGCGCTACGTGGTGCTGGACGTGCCGCCCATGACGCTGGCGCTGCTGCGCTACGCCATCGGCGTGCTGTGCCTGCTGCCCGCGCTGGCGCCGGCATGGCGGGCCGCGCGCTCGCGCGGCGTGTCCTGGCCGCCCGCGCGTGATTTGGCGGCCATGGCGGCGCTGGGCATCGGGCAGTTCGGCGTGCTGATCGCGCTGCTCAACCACGGCCTGCTGCACATGAGCGCGGCGCGCGCCGCGTTGCTGTTCAGCCTGTTCCCGCTGCTGACCATGCTGCTGGCGGTGGCGGTGGGGCGCGAGCGCTTTCGGCCCGGCACCGCGCTGGGCGTGGCGCTGTCGATCGCCGGCGTGGGGCTGTCGCTGGCGCCTCGGCTGATGCAGGAGGCCGGCGCCGCCGCACACGCCTGGAGCGCCGAGGCCGCCGTGCTGGGCGCGGCACTGCTGGGGGCGGTGTGCAGCGTGGCCTATCGGCCGTACCTGCAGCGCTACCCGACGCTGCCGGTGTCGGTGCTGGCCATGGGCGCGTCGGTGCTGTTCCTGGCCGTGGCGGCGCTGGCCGAGCACTGGCCCGCCCGCGTGGCCCATCTGCCTGCGGCCGCATGGGGGCCGGTGGGGTTCATCGGCGTGTCGAGCGGTGTGGGCTACCTGCTGTGGCTGTACGCACTCAAGCACGAGAGCCCGACGCGGGTGACCGTGTTCCTGGCGCTCAACCCGGTGACGGCGGCGCTGCTCGGTTGGGCGCTGCTGGGCGAGCGCGTCGACGGCTGGGGCTGGGCCGCGCTGGCCTGCATCGCGGCCGGACTGTGGCTGGCCACGCGCACGCCCGCCGCCATGCCGGCGCCGTTGCCGCGCCCGTGA